The Achromobacter pestifer genome includes a region encoding these proteins:
- the trpC gene encoding indole-3-glycerol phosphate synthase TrpC encodes MNDILAKILAVKAEEVAAARQMRSEAEVLREAQARQDVRGFAQAIEDKIAQGKPGVIAEIKKASPSKGVLRDPFVPPEIASSYAVHGAACLSVLTDVQFFQGSHDHLRQARAACSLPVLRKDFVIDPYQIIAARAMGADCVLLIVAALSPAQLRDYETLAMELGMDVLVEVHDTKELEIALTMKTPLLGINNRNLRTFETSLSNTLDLLPQIPAGKRVVTESGILRPEDVQLMRQHKVNAFLVGEAFMRAKDPGAELARLMG; translated from the coding sequence AAGGCCGAGGAAGTCGCCGCCGCTCGCCAGATGCGCAGCGAAGCCGAAGTCCTGCGCGAAGCGCAGGCGCGGCAGGACGTGCGTGGCTTTGCCCAAGCCATCGAAGACAAGATTGCGCAAGGCAAGCCCGGCGTCATCGCTGAAATCAAGAAGGCCTCGCCCTCCAAGGGCGTGCTGCGCGACCCTTTCGTCCCCCCGGAAATCGCGTCTTCGTACGCGGTGCACGGCGCGGCCTGCCTATCGGTGCTGACCGACGTGCAGTTCTTCCAGGGTTCCCACGACCACCTGCGCCAGGCGCGCGCGGCATGCTCGCTGCCGGTGCTGCGCAAGGACTTCGTGATCGATCCGTACCAGATCATCGCCGCGCGCGCCATGGGCGCGGACTGCGTGCTGCTGATCGTGGCCGCGCTCAGCCCCGCGCAACTGCGCGACTATGAAACGCTGGCGATGGAACTGGGCATGGACGTGCTGGTGGAAGTGCACGACACCAAGGAGCTGGAGATCGCGCTGACCATGAAGACGCCGCTGCTCGGCATCAACAACCGCAACCTGCGCACCTTCGAGACCAGCCTGTCGAACACGTTGGACCTGCTGCCCCAGATCCCCGCGGGCAAGCGCGTCGTGACCGAAAGCGGCATCCTCAGGCCGGAAGACGTGCAGCTGATGCGCCAGCACAAGGTCAATGCCTTCCTGGTGGGCGAAGCCTTCATGCGCGCCAAGGATCCGGGCGCGGAACTTGCGCGCCTGATGGGCTGA
- a CDS encoding LysR family transcriptional regulator → MDTTFLLNFIQVIEQGSIAEVARKNGLTPAAVNQRIKKVEDELGFKLVVRSGRTVKPTVEGAQILAQAKHVMEEVRNLKAASQGPVVFGHLTLGAFDSAMTTLMPTLLARLIARYPNLEISLVKGYSVNLYSKICDGEMDAALILQPQFQMPKNLEWRRVRDEPLVVLAPASLTETDPHQLLRANPLICYDRKLWGGQLAANYFRQHSIRPKIRIETASIEVIALLVGQGLGVSLVPDGAGELRPDSGLRKIPLPGDEHFRSVGLLWNRQSVRAALIEEIYGIARAA, encoded by the coding sequence ATGGACACCACCTTCCTGCTCAATTTCATCCAGGTCATCGAGCAGGGTTCGATCGCCGAGGTCGCGCGCAAGAACGGCTTGACGCCGGCAGCGGTCAACCAGCGCATCAAGAAGGTCGAGGACGAGCTCGGCTTCAAGCTGGTGGTGCGTTCCGGCCGCACCGTCAAACCCACGGTCGAAGGCGCGCAAATCCTGGCGCAGGCCAAGCACGTCATGGAAGAGGTGCGCAACCTGAAGGCCGCGTCCCAGGGGCCGGTGGTGTTCGGCCACCTCACCCTGGGCGCGTTCGATTCGGCCATGACCACGCTGATGCCCACGCTGCTGGCGCGGCTCATCGCCCGGTATCCGAATCTGGAAATCAGCCTGGTCAAGGGCTATTCCGTCAATCTCTACAGCAAGATCTGTGACGGCGAGATGGACGCGGCGCTGATACTGCAGCCGCAGTTCCAGATGCCCAAGAACCTGGAATGGCGGCGGGTGCGCGACGAGCCTTTGGTGGTGCTGGCGCCGGCCTCGCTGACCGAAACGGACCCGCACCAGCTGCTGCGCGCCAATCCGCTGATCTGCTACGACCGCAAGCTGTGGGGCGGACAGCTCGCCGCCAACTACTTCCGGCAGCACAGCATACGGCCCAAGATACGGATCGAAACCGCGTCCATCGAGGTCATCGCACTGCTGGTGGGCCAGGGACTGGGCGTGTCCCTGGTGCCGGACGGCGCCGGCGAACTGCGCCCGGACTCCGGGCTGCGCAAGATCCCCCTGCCGGGCGACGAGCACTTCCGCAGCGTCGGCCTGCTGTGGAACCGGCAATCGGTCCGCGCCGCCCTGATCGAGGAAATCTACGGGATCGCGCGGGCCGCCTGA
- a CDS encoding thiolase codes for MNYRQLRGKTVIAGVGHFGLGQAPGYTDMELLVRAAHAAVRDAGLQMRDIDGIATSSVAASMWPMSVIETLGIRPTYIDGTCLGGSSFMSYILAAAHALDSGQCNAVLVCYGSAQKTAAVGRSAIAATRKALDPQPYEMPYEPLNPPSAYALAAKRHMHEFGTRREDLAEVAVAARRWAQLNPEAYSREPLSIDDVLGARRVSDPLTVRDCCLVTDGAGAFVMTRADRARDLPQPPAYILGSATAVWNRQISAMESLTTTAARQSGALAFEMAGYRPADIDVAQLYDAFTINTILFLEDLGFCAKGEGGAFVRDGGIAPGGRLAVNTNGGGLSCVHPGMYGVFLVIEAVRQLRGQAGERQVRDARLALAHGNGGTLSSQSTVILGAEGTC; via the coding sequence ATGAACTACCGGCAACTGCGGGGTAAGACGGTCATCGCCGGCGTCGGCCACTTCGGCCTGGGCCAGGCGCCGGGCTATACGGACATGGAACTGCTGGTGCGGGCCGCCCATGCGGCAGTGCGGGATGCGGGCCTGCAGATGCGCGACATCGACGGCATCGCGACGTCCAGCGTGGCGGCCAGCATGTGGCCGATGTCCGTCATCGAAACCCTGGGCATCCGCCCCACCTATATCGATGGAACCTGCCTGGGCGGCTCCAGCTTCATGTCTTACATCCTGGCGGCAGCCCATGCGCTGGATTCGGGGCAGTGCAACGCCGTGCTGGTCTGCTACGGCAGCGCGCAGAAGACGGCCGCCGTCGGGCGCTCGGCGATCGCCGCCACGCGCAAGGCGCTGGATCCCCAACCCTACGAAATGCCCTATGAGCCGCTGAACCCGCCCAGCGCCTATGCGCTGGCCGCCAAGCGCCACATGCACGAGTTCGGTACGCGCCGCGAGGACCTGGCCGAAGTCGCGGTGGCGGCGCGCCGCTGGGCGCAACTCAATCCCGAAGCCTATTCCCGCGAGCCCCTGTCGATCGACGACGTGTTGGGCGCCCGCAGGGTATCGGATCCCCTGACGGTCCGCGATTGCTGCCTGGTGACGGATGGCGCGGGCGCCTTCGTGATGACGCGGGCCGACCGCGCGCGGGATCTGCCGCAACCGCCCGCCTACATCCTGGGCAGCGCGACGGCCGTATGGAACCGCCAGATATCCGCGATGGAGAGCCTGACCACCACCGCGGCGCGCCAGTCGGGCGCGCTGGCGTTCGAGATGGCCGGGTACCGCCCGGCCGACATCGACGTGGCGCAGCTGTACGACGCCTTCACCATCAACACCATCCTGTTCCTGGAAGACCTGGGATTCTGCGCCAAGGGCGAGGGCGGAGCCTTCGTGCGCGACGGCGGCATCGCCCCGGGCGGCAGGCTGGCGGTGAACACGAACGGGGGCGGGCTGTCCTGCGTGCACCCGGGCATGTACGGGGTGTTCCTGGTGATCGAAGCGGTGCGCCAGCTGCGCGGCCAGGCGGGCGAGCGGCAGGTCCGGGATGCGCGCCTGGCGCTGGCGCACGGCAACGGCGGCACGCTGTCCAGCCAGTCCACGGTCATTCTGGGCGCCGAGGGTACCTGCTGA